In Massilia violaceinigra, one DNA window encodes the following:
- a CDS encoding DUF6702 family protein, with the protein MMRRLALGALLACACMGAQAHRFHAGITDISFNPGTGSIEVVHTYMAHDIEALLANLYQRQFDLSDPQDEAVLRKYVDKQFYLLAADKSRLPLRWVGVSTNVESVVIYQEIEKTPLASAVRVHDEVLSDFLPDQVNTVNVNHGGKIGTLTFDRSKTEQQLP; encoded by the coding sequence ATGATGCGGCGCCTCGCGCTCGGCGCGCTGCTGGCCTGCGCCTGCATGGGTGCGCAGGCGCACCGCTTCCACGCGGGGATCACCGACATCTCGTTCAACCCGGGCACCGGCAGCATTGAAGTGGTGCACACCTACATGGCGCACGATATCGAGGCGCTGCTGGCCAATCTGTACCAGCGCCAGTTCGACCTCTCCGACCCGCAGGACGAAGCGGTGCTGCGCAAGTACGTCGACAAGCAGTTCTACCTGCTGGCCGCCGACAAATCGCGCCTGCCGCTGCGCTGGGTCGGCGTGAGCACCAATGTGGAGAGCGTGGTGATCTATCAGGAAATTGAAAAGACGCCGCTGGCCAGCGCCGTGCGCGTGCACGATGAAGTCCTGTCCGACTTTTTGCCCGACCAGGTCAACACCGTCAATGTCAATCATGGCGGCAAAATCGGTACCCTCACCTTTGATCGCAGCAAAACAGAACAGCAGCTTCCCTGA
- a CDS encoding TonB-dependent receptor: MHHTCRLTPLAISLMLCHLSARADDLVLQRVLIDGSRASQLGIADSANAGSVNQKQLEMRTVYRPGELLEAAPGLVATQHSGEGKANQFFLRGFNLDHGTDLRTTVDDMPVNQRSHAHGQGWTDLNFLIPELAARLDYRKGPYSARDGDFASAGAAAIAYANRLAQSTASASIGQNGFARTLLAGSPDALAGNLLYALEVLHNDGPFTRPDNYRKVNAVLRYSQGYANNGFSISAMAYRAGWNATDQIPQRAIDSGTLGRFDAIDDSDGGQARRYSVSGVWRRTGAAEASKVNAYVIRNQLDLYSNFTYFLNDPVNGDQFSQPDRRVTSGVDATHTWHGHGTGTNADLTIGLQLQNDNIFNGLHNTRRRERLSTTREDHVVESSLGLFAEHQVRWSDKLRSVTGLRADTYRFSARDATGSARSHDRQLSPSLNLIFGPWAQTEWYLNAGNGFHSNDARGTVDRVAPAPGLARTRGLEAGVRSELLPKLQSALSLYRLDIDSELVFVGDAGNTEAGPASRRTGIELSNYYKPFKWLSLDLDLAFARARARGVATGEDRIAGAVEGVGQFALTVDRGPWSGALRLRYVGARPLIEDNSVRAPGSTTMNGRIGYRIASGLLLEIEGFNLTNRRNAAITYYYESRLPNESEARQDVHFHPIESRSLRLTLVKKW, translated from the coding sequence ATGCACCACACCTGCCGCCTCACCCCTCTCGCCATTTCCCTGATGCTGTGCCACCTGTCGGCGCGCGCCGACGACCTGGTGCTGCAGCGTGTTTTAATCGACGGCTCGCGCGCCAGCCAGCTGGGCATCGCCGATTCGGCCAATGCCGGCAGCGTCAATCAGAAGCAGCTCGAGATGCGCACCGTCTACCGTCCGGGCGAGCTGCTCGAAGCGGCGCCCGGGCTGGTCGCCACCCAGCACAGCGGCGAGGGCAAGGCCAACCAGTTCTTCCTGCGCGGCTTCAACCTCGATCACGGCACCGACCTGCGCACGACCGTCGACGACATGCCGGTCAACCAGCGCAGCCACGCGCATGGCCAGGGATGGACCGACCTGAATTTTTTGATTCCCGAACTGGCGGCGCGCCTGGACTACCGCAAAGGCCCGTACTCGGCGCGCGACGGCGACTTTGCCTCGGCCGGCGCTGCGGCCATCGCCTACGCCAACCGGCTGGCGCAATCGACCGCCAGCGCCAGCATCGGCCAGAACGGCTTTGCCAGGACCCTGTTGGCCGGCTCGCCCGACGCGCTTGCCGGCAACCTGCTATACGCGCTGGAAGTGCTGCATAACGACGGCCCGTTCACCCGTCCGGACAACTACCGCAAGGTCAACGCCGTGCTGCGCTACAGCCAGGGCTACGCCAACAACGGTTTCAGCATCAGCGCCATGGCGTACCGCGCCGGCTGGAACGCGACCGACCAGATTCCTCAGCGCGCCATCGATAGCGGCACGCTGGGACGCTTCGACGCCATCGACGACAGCGACGGCGGCCAGGCACGCCGCTACAGCGTGTCCGGTGTATGGCGCCGCACCGGAGCCGCCGAAGCATCGAAGGTCAACGCCTACGTCATCCGCAATCAGCTCGATCTGTACTCGAACTTCACCTACTTCCTCAACGATCCGGTCAACGGCGACCAGTTCAGCCAGCCGGACCGGCGCGTCACCAGCGGCGTCGACGCGACCCACACCTGGCATGGCCACGGCACCGGGACCAATGCCGACCTGACCATCGGCCTGCAGCTCCAGAACGACAACATCTTCAATGGCTTGCATAACACGCGCCGGCGCGAGCGCCTCTCCACCACCCGCGAAGACCACGTGGTTGAATCGAGTCTTGGCCTGTTCGCCGAACACCAGGTGCGCTGGAGCGACAAGCTGCGCAGCGTGACCGGACTGCGCGCCGATACCTACCGCTTTTCCGCGCGCGACGCCACCGGCTCCGCGCGCTCGCACGACCGCCAGCTCAGTCCATCGCTGAACCTGATCTTCGGTCCGTGGGCGCAAACCGAGTGGTATCTCAATGCCGGCAATGGCTTTCACAGTAACGATGCGCGCGGCACGGTGGACCGGGTCGCCCCGGCACCGGGCCTGGCGCGCACGCGTGGGCTGGAGGCGGGCGTACGCAGCGAGCTGCTGCCCAAACTGCAAAGCGCGCTGTCGCTGTACCGCCTCGACATCGACTCGGAACTGGTGTTCGTCGGCGACGCCGGCAACACCGAAGCCGGACCCGCAAGCCGGCGCACCGGCATCGAGCTGTCGAACTACTACAAGCCGTTCAAATGGCTCTCGCTCGACCTCGACCTGGCGTTCGCCAGGGCCCGCGCGCGCGGCGTCGCCACGGGCGAGGACCGCATCGCCGGCGCGGTCGAGGGCGTGGGCCAGTTCGCGCTGACGGTCGACCGTGGTCCCTGGTCCGGCGCGCTGCGCCTGCGCTACGTGGGCGCGCGCCCGCTCATCGAAGACAACAGCGTGCGCGCACCAGGCAGCACCACGATGAATGGCCGCATCGGCTACCGCATCGCCAGCGGCCTGCTGCTCGAGATCGAAGGCTTCAACCTGACCAACCGGCGCAATGCGGCCATCACCTACTATTATGAATCGCGCCTGCCAAACGAAAGCGAAGCGCGCCAGGACGTGCACTTCCACCCCATCGAATCGCGCTCGCTGCGCCTGACCCTTGTGAAGAAGTGGTAA
- a CDS encoding M1 family metallopeptidase, with the protein MIRIPVSLAALFFVSGIASAAEPFDDKFRQLEEVLPTPNTIRNAAGAPGHAYWQQRADYTIRARLDENKRTISATETVTYHNNSPDSLSYLWVQLDQNIFKPDSDARTSATVASRDAWAKARSDEDGMRFDGMRSLLESPGFEGGFAIGAVKGADGKPLRYTINKTMMRIDLPQPMKPGARLSFHIDFSFNINDAKVQGGRTGYEKFDDKNDLFEIAHWFPRMAAYYDVYGWQHKQFLGAGEFTLEFGDYDVQLTVPADHIVASTGELQNPGEVLTATQRERLKKARTSSKPVIIVTQQEAEAAEKSRASGTRTWHYKAKNVRDFAFASSRKFIWDAQGYKKGGTDTMAMSYYPKEGNPLWEKYSTQAIVHTIEQYNKYSLDYPYPAAISVNGPIGGMEYPMISFNGPRPTKDKKTGELTYSKRTKYGLIGVIIHEVGHNYFPMIVNSDERQWTWMDEGLNTFVQGLAQNAWEENYPKSRGEARTIVDYMRSRDQVPIMTNSESLLQFGNNAYAKPAAALNVLRETVLGRELFDFAFREYAQRWKFKRPTPSDFFRTMEDASGTDLDWFWRGWFYTTDAVDVSVDGITEYGVSTKNPEIEKAWKKAQRDAEPVSVTAQRDKGTPRRVDAHPELKDFYNEHDDFTVTNKDRNKYSEAVEGLEDWEKALLAKGKHLYLVDFSNLGGLVTPLVLEIELKSGKKYIERIPAEVWRYSSKKITKLIVTDEPMVSLNQDPYWETADIDNSNNAWPRKITPSRLELFKTDRFKDDLMKDFNTPLKTK; encoded by the coding sequence ATGATCCGTATCCCGGTGAGCCTGGCAGCCTTGTTCTTCGTGTCGGGCATCGCCTCGGCCGCCGAACCGTTCGACGACAAGTTCCGCCAGCTCGAGGAAGTGCTGCCGACGCCGAACACGATCCGCAACGCCGCCGGCGCTCCCGGGCACGCCTACTGGCAGCAGCGCGCCGACTACACGATCCGCGCGCGCCTCGATGAAAACAAGCGCACCATCAGCGCGACCGAAACGGTCACGTACCACAACAACTCGCCCGACTCCCTGTCCTACCTGTGGGTGCAGCTGGACCAGAATATCTTCAAGCCCGACTCGGACGCGCGCACGTCGGCCACGGTGGCCTCGCGCGACGCCTGGGCCAAGGCGCGCAGCGACGAAGACGGCATGCGCTTCGATGGCATGCGCTCGCTGCTCGAAAGCCCCGGCTTCGAGGGCGGCTTCGCCATCGGCGCGGTCAAGGGCGCGGACGGCAAGCCGCTGCGCTACACGATCAACAAGACCATGATGCGGATCGACCTGCCGCAGCCGATGAAGCCGGGCGCGCGCCTGTCGTTCCACATCGATTTCAGCTTCAACATCAACGACGCCAAGGTTCAGGGCGGACGCACCGGCTACGAAAAATTCGACGACAAGAACGACCTGTTCGAAATCGCCCACTGGTTCCCGCGCATGGCGGCCTATTACGACGTGTATGGCTGGCAGCACAAGCAGTTCCTCGGTGCCGGCGAGTTTACGCTGGAATTTGGCGACTACGACGTGCAGCTGACCGTCCCGGCCGACCATATCGTGGCCAGCACGGGCGAACTGCAAAACCCGGGCGAGGTGCTGACCGCGACCCAGCGCGAGCGCCTGAAGAAGGCCCGCACCAGCAGCAAGCCGGTGATCATCGTCACCCAGCAGGAAGCCGAGGCGGCCGAGAAGTCGCGCGCCAGCGGCACCCGCACCTGGCACTACAAGGCCAAGAACGTGCGCGATTTCGCCTTCGCCAGCAGCCGCAAGTTCATTTGGGACGCGCAGGGCTACAAGAAGGGCGGCACCGACACGATGGCCATGTCGTACTACCCGAAAGAAGGCAACCCGCTGTGGGAAAAGTATTCGACCCAGGCGATCGTCCACACCATCGAACAGTACAACAAGTATTCGCTGGACTATCCGTATCCGGCGGCGATTTCGGTCAATGGCCCGATCGGGGGCATGGAGTATCCGATGATTTCGTTTAACGGTCCGCGTCCGACCAAGGACAAGAAGACCGGTGAACTGACCTACTCGAAACGCACCAAGTATGGCCTGATCGGCGTGATCATCCACGAGGTGGGACACAACTACTTCCCGATGATCGTCAACTCCGACGAGCGCCAGTGGACCTGGATGGACGAGGGCCTGAACACCTTCGTCCAGGGCCTGGCGCAGAACGCGTGGGAAGAGAACTATCCGAAGTCGCGCGGCGAAGCGCGCACCATCGTCGACTACATGCGCAGCCGCGACCAGGTACCGATCATGACCAACTCCGAGTCGCTGCTGCAGTTCGGGAACAACGCCTACGCCAAGCCGGCGGCAGCGCTGAACGTGCTGCGCGAAACGGTGCTCGGGCGCGAGCTGTTCGATTTCGCCTTCCGCGAGTATGCGCAGCGCTGGAAGTTCAAGCGCCCGACGCCGTCGGACTTTTTCCGCACCATGGAAGACGCTTCCGGCACGGACCTGGACTGGTTCTGGCGCGGCTGGTTCTACACCACCGACGCGGTCGACGTCAGTGTCGACGGCATCACCGAATATGGCGTGAGCACCAAGAATCCGGAGATCGAAAAAGCATGGAAAAAGGCGCAAAGGGATGCCGAGCCGGTGTCGGTGACGGCCCAGCGCGACAAGGGCACGCCGCGCCGCGTCGATGCGCATCCGGAACTGAAGGATTTCTACAACGAGCATGACGACTTCACGGTCACCAACAAGGACCGCAACAAGTACAGCGAGGCGGTCGAAGGCCTGGAGGACTGGGAGAAAGCGCTGCTCGCCAAAGGCAAGCATCTGTACCTGGTCGATTTTTCCAACCTGGGCGGGCTGGTGACGCCGCTGGTGCTGGAAATTGAACTCAAGTCCGGCAAAAAGTACATCGAGCGCATTCCCGCCGAAGTGTGGCGTTATTCGTCCAAGAAGATCACGAAGCTGATCGTCACCGATGAACCGATGGTGAGCCTGAACCAGGACCCGTACTGGGAAACGGCCGATATCGATAACAGCAACAACGCCTGGCCGCGCAAGATCACGCCATCGCGCCTGGAACTGTTCAAGACCGACCGCTTCAAGGACGACCTGATGAAGGACTTCAACACGCCGTTGAAAACCAAGTAG
- a CDS encoding M1 family metallopeptidase, with translation MFNKHLSLALAACLACTIAAAQPFEDKFRQLDELLPTPGITRTASGAPGHAYWQQRADYKLRATLDEAKRRIDGAGTVTYHNNSPDTLSYLWMQLDQNMFRADSDNRAIATVPSREAWAKATEADGVKFEAMRFIVESRAFDGGFHITGLTDAGGQPLKYTINKTMMRIDLPQPMKPGSRFSFRMAWNFNIPEMNVLGRRSGYEKFEEDKNDLFEVAQWYPRMAAYYDAAGWQNKQYLGDGEFTLEFGDYDIELTVPADHIVASTGELQNPGDVLSATQRERLKKARTSSKPVIIVTQKEAEAAEKTRSSASKTWHYKAANVRDFAFASSRKFIWDAQGYKKGGTDVMAMSYYPKEGNPLWERYSTQAIVHTIEQYNKYAFDYPYPIAISVNGPVGGMEYPMISFNGPRPVKDKKTGELTYSRRTKYGLIGVIIHEVGHNYFPMIVNSDERQWTWMDEGLNSFLEYLSERAWEEDFPDTRGDPRAIVDYMRSKNQVPVMTNSESVLQRGNNAYAKPATALIVLRETVLGRELFDFAFREYAQRWKFKRPTPADFFRTMEDASGTDLDWFWRGWFYTTDAVDVSVDGITEYGVSTRNPEIEKAWKKARKDAEPVSVTSQRDKGTPRRIDAHPELKDFYNEHDDFTVTNKDRNKYSESIEGLEDWEKALLAQGKHLYLVDFSNLGGLVTPLVLDIELKSGKKYIERIPAEVWRYSSKKITKLIVTDEPMVGLTQDPYWETADTDVSNNAWPRKITPSRLELFKTDRTKDDLMKDFNAPLKLKDAKDKKAAQ, from the coding sequence ATGTTCAACAAACACCTTTCGCTGGCCCTGGCCGCCTGCCTCGCCTGTACTATCGCGGCGGCCCAGCCTTTTGAGGACAAGTTCCGCCAGCTCGACGAGCTGTTGCCCACGCCCGGCATCACGCGCACCGCGTCCGGCGCGCCGGGCCACGCCTACTGGCAGCAGCGCGCCGACTACAAGCTGCGCGCCACGCTCGACGAAGCGAAGCGCCGCATCGACGGCGCCGGCACGGTCACGTACCACAACAATTCGCCCGACACGCTGTCCTACCTGTGGATGCAGCTGGACCAGAACATGTTCCGCGCCGATTCGGACAACCGCGCCATCGCCACCGTGCCGTCGCGCGAGGCGTGGGCCAAGGCGACCGAGGCGGACGGCGTGAAGTTCGAGGCGATGCGCTTCATCGTCGAGAGCCGCGCTTTCGACGGCGGCTTCCATATCACCGGCCTGACCGATGCCGGCGGCCAGCCGCTCAAGTACACGATCAACAAGACCATGATGCGGATCGACTTGCCGCAGCCGATGAAACCGGGCTCGCGCTTTTCGTTCAGGATGGCGTGGAATTTCAATATCCCGGAAATGAATGTACTGGGGCGCCGCTCCGGCTACGAAAAATTCGAGGAAGACAAGAACGACCTGTTCGAGGTCGCGCAGTGGTATCCGCGCATGGCGGCCTACTACGACGCGGCCGGGTGGCAAAACAAGCAGTACCTCGGCGACGGCGAATTCACGCTCGAATTTGGCGACTACGACATCGAACTGACTGTCCCGGCCGACCATATCGTCGCCAGCACGGGCGAGCTGCAGAACCCGGGCGATGTGCTGAGCGCGACTCAGCGCGAACGCCTGAAAAAGGCCCGCACCAGCAGCAAACCGGTGATCATCGTCACCCAGAAGGAAGCGGAAGCGGCCGAAAAGACGCGCAGCAGCGCCAGCAAGACCTGGCACTACAAGGCCGCCAACGTGCGCGATTTCGCCTTTGCCAGCAGCCGCAAATTCATCTGGGATGCGCAGGGCTACAAGAAGGGCGGCACCGACGTGATGGCGATGTCTTACTATCCCAAGGAAGGCAATCCGCTGTGGGAGCGCTATTCGACCCAGGCCATCGTCCACACCATCGAGCAGTACAACAAGTACGCCTTCGATTATCCGTATCCGATCGCGATTTCGGTCAACGGCCCGGTGGGCGGCATGGAATACCCGATGATTTCGTTTAACGGTCCGCGTCCGGTCAAGGACAAGAAGACCGGTGAACTGACCTACTCCAGGCGCACCAAGTATGGCCTGATCGGCGTGATCATCCATGAAGTGGGCCACAACTACTTCCCGATGATCGTCAACTCCGACGAGCGCCAGTGGACCTGGATGGACGAGGGCCTGAACAGCTTCCTGGAGTACCTGTCCGAACGCGCCTGGGAAGAAGACTTCCCCGACACGCGCGGCGATCCGCGCGCCATCGTCGACTACATGCGCAGCAAGAACCAGGTGCCGGTGATGACCAACTCGGAATCGGTTCTCCAGCGCGGCAACAACGCCTACGCCAAGCCGGCCACCGCGCTGATCGTGCTGCGCGAGACGGTACTCGGGCGCGAGCTGTTCGACTTCGCCTTCCGCGAGTACGCGCAGCGCTGGAAGTTCAAGCGCCCTACCCCAGCCGATTTTTTCCGCACCATGGAAGACGCTTCCGGCACGGACCTGGACTGGTTCTGGCGCGGCTGGTTCTACACCACCGACGCGGTCGACGTGAGCGTGGACGGCATCACCGAGTATGGCGTGAGCACCAGGAATCCGGAAATCGAGAAAGCCTGGAAAAAGGCGCGGAAGGATGCCGAGCCGGTGTCGGTGACGAGCCAGCGCGACAAGGGCACGCCGCGCCGTATCGATGCGCATCCGGAGCTCAAGGACTTCTACAACGAACATGACGACTTCACCGTCACCAACAAGGACCGCAATAAGTACAGCGAGTCGATCGAGGGCCTTGAAGACTGGGAAAAAGCACTGCTCGCGCAGGGCAAGCACCTGTACCTGGTCGACTTTTCCAACCTGGGCGGGCTGGTGACGCCGCTGGTGCTCGACATCGAACTCAAGTCCGGCAAAAAATACATCGAGCGCATTCCGGCCGAAGTGTGGCGCTATTCGTCGAAGAAGATCACGAAGCTGATCGTCACCGACGAACCGATGGTGGGCCTGACCCAGGACCCGTACTGGGAAACCGCCGACACGGACGTGAGCAACAACGCCTGGCCGCGCAAGATCACGCCATCGCGCCTGGAGCTGTTCAAGACCGACCGCACCAAGGATGACCTGATGAAGGACTTCAACGCACCGCTGAAACTCAAGGACGCCAAGGATAAAAAGGCGGCCCAATGA
- a CDS encoding 2OG-Fe dioxygenase family protein, whose translation MTTHAPPFTDIAQLTDALRGSGYALLRPADVATLAGCSLDELNTLVASWDQLAPDSYLKDGGNYRRRRHSCFIQDGATLTQTAHRAHWQPVEYNALHGGMHRLFEPVDPATVALPAWGKLLRALGDACSRVRAGHPWYVEAHQFRIDTLEGIGRPTPEGAHRDGVDFVAVLLVGRSHIKGGETRIFQAAGPDGKRFTMLDPWTLILLDDATVIHESTPIQPDGENGHRDTLVLTWRTGGFQGDTEQRTVT comes from the coding sequence ATGACAACACACGCGCCACCCTTTACCGATATCGCCCAGCTCACCGACGCGCTGCGCGGCAGCGGCTACGCCCTGCTGCGCCCCGCCGACGTGGCCACCCTGGCTGGCTGCAGCCTCGATGAACTCAATACCCTGGTCGCCAGCTGGGACCAGCTCGCGCCCGATAGCTACCTCAAGGACGGCGGCAATTACCGGCGCCGGCGCCACTCCTGCTTCATCCAGGATGGCGCCACGCTGACCCAGACCGCGCACCGCGCGCACTGGCAGCCGGTCGAATACAACGCGCTGCACGGCGGCATGCATCGCCTGTTCGAGCCGGTCGACCCGGCCACGGTGGCGCTGCCCGCGTGGGGCAAGCTGCTGCGCGCATTGGGCGACGCCTGCTCGCGCGTGCGTGCCGGCCATCCCTGGTATGTGGAAGCGCACCAGTTTCGCATCGATACGCTCGAAGGCATCGGCCGCCCTACCCCGGAAGGCGCGCACCGCGACGGCGTCGATTTCGTCGCCGTGCTGCTGGTCGGGCGCAGCCATATCAAGGGTGGCGAAACGCGCATTTTCCAGGCTGCGGGCCCGGACGGCAAGCGCTTCACCATGCTCGACCCGTGGACCCTGATCCTGCTCGACGACGCCACCGTCATTCACGAATCGACCCCGATCCAGCCCGACGGCGAGAACGGCCACCGCGACACCCTGGTGCTGACCTGGCGCACGGGAGGCTTCCAGGGCGACACGGAGCAAAGAACAGTGACATGA
- a CDS encoding HD-GYP domain-containing protein yields MEMNFKASILIVDGVSDNLVLMEELLQERYHVRLARSGEDGLRIAQQAPRPDLIVLGGALADADSMRVFQGLKCQVLSAETPVIMLVPEGDAQLEERAWRDGVADVVQLPFTAGALLARVATQLRLRAAGAMLRDQHRHFEHLVSERVRDAGLMQDATVLAMAVLAESRDPGVGQHLLRTQHYVMALACELRFVSACTAELTNENITLLHKAAPLHDIGKVGVPDAVLFKPGKLSDSEFELMKLHTVYGRDAIAGVERTLGGSNGFLRYAREIAYSHQEKWDGSGYPEGLAGDAIPLSARLMAVADVYDALITARAYRPAFTHETAVELIRQGRGEHFDPDVVDAMLAIEERFKAIAAEFPPPEPGSEL; encoded by the coding sequence ATGGAAATGAACTTCAAGGCGAGCATCCTGATTGTCGATGGCGTATCTGACAACCTTGTACTGATGGAAGAGCTGCTGCAGGAACGCTACCACGTGCGCCTGGCGCGCAGCGGCGAGGATGGGCTGCGCATCGCCCAGCAGGCGCCGCGGCCGGACCTGATCGTGCTCGGTGGCGCGCTGGCGGACGCCGACAGCATGCGCGTGTTTCAAGGCTTGAAGTGCCAGGTCCTCAGTGCCGAAACGCCGGTCATCATGCTCGTTCCCGAGGGCGACGCGCAGCTGGAAGAGCGCGCGTGGCGCGACGGTGTGGCCGACGTGGTGCAGCTGCCGTTCACGGCGGGGGCGCTGCTGGCGCGGGTGGCCACGCAGTTGCGCCTGCGCGCGGCGGGCGCCATGCTCAGGGACCAGCACCGCCACTTCGAGCACCTGGTGTCCGAGCGCGTGCGCGACGCCGGCTTGATGCAGGATGCCACGGTGCTGGCGATGGCGGTGCTGGCCGAGTCGCGCGATCCTGGCGTGGGCCAGCATCTGCTGCGCACGCAACATTACGTGATGGCGCTGGCGTGCGAGCTGCGTTTTGTGTCGGCCTGCACGGCCGAACTGACCAACGAAAATATCACACTGCTGCACAAGGCGGCGCCGCTGCACGACATCGGCAAGGTGGGCGTGCCGGATGCGGTGCTGTTCAAGCCGGGCAAGTTGAGCGACAGTGAATTCGAATTGATGAAACTGCACACCGTGTATGGGCGCGATGCGATCGCCGGCGTGGAGCGCACGCTGGGCGGCAGCAATGGCTTTCTGCGTTACGCGCGCGAGATAGCCTATTCGCACCAGGAAAAGTGGGATGGTTCGGGCTACCCGGAAGGGTTGGCGGGGGATGCGATTCCGCTGTCGGCGCGGCTGATGGCGGTGGCCGACGTGTACGACGCGCTGATCACCGCGCGCGCCTACCGGCCGGCGTTCACGCACGAAACCGCGGTCGAGCTGATCCGCCAGGGCCGCGGCGAGCACTTCGATCCCGACGTGGTCGACGCGATGCTGGCCATCGAAGAGCGCTTCAAAGCCATCGCCGCCGAGTTTCCTCCCCCTGAACCGGGGTCAGAGCTCTGA
- a CDS encoding hybrid sensor histidine kinase/response regulator gives MDSTYQIQPEEFEILIVEDSPTQAERLRRLIQSKAYRVRVALNGQLALALIREQMPDLVLSDIIMPEMDGYELCRTIKADPALREIPVILVTALNDPKDIIRGIECGADNFVRKPYAEDYLLSRISHMLLNLRLREGPPQEVEAGIALYLGNQKHFINAGRQQILDLLISTYEQAVQVNSELQARERQVIELNMRLAHHAAELETINREIALKNLELAEASRMKSAFIANMSHELRTPLNAIIGFTGALLMKLPGPLTPDQDKQLNTIRSSARHLLSLINDILDVAKIEAGKVTLALERVQCQDLLNHTADTLRPLAAQKGLALSVELPGEAIVIDSDRRALTQIIINLVNNAIKFTDQGTVKVALSQRLDASQLLTEFSVTDSGAGIKPEDQSKLFQAFSQLDSTSTRHAEGAGLGLYLCQNLANLLGGNLYFTSDYGTGSTFTLALREKR, from the coding sequence GTGGACTCGACGTACCAAATCCAGCCAGAAGAATTCGAGATACTGATCGTCGAAGACAGCCCGACCCAGGCCGAGCGCCTGCGACGTCTGATCCAGTCCAAGGCGTACCGGGTACGCGTGGCGCTCAACGGCCAGCTCGCCCTTGCCCTGATCCGCGAGCAAATGCCCGACCTGGTCCTGTCGGACATCATCATGCCCGAGATGGACGGCTACGAGTTATGCCGAACCATCAAGGCCGACCCTGCCCTGCGCGAGATCCCGGTCATCCTGGTGACGGCGCTGAACGACCCCAAGGACATCATCCGCGGCATCGAGTGCGGCGCCGACAATTTCGTGCGCAAGCCCTACGCCGAGGATTACCTGCTCAGCAGGATCAGCCACATGCTGCTCAACCTGCGCCTGCGCGAAGGGCCGCCGCAAGAGGTGGAAGCGGGCATCGCGCTTTACCTCGGCAACCAGAAGCACTTCATCAACGCCGGGCGCCAGCAAATTCTGGACCTGCTTATTTCGACCTACGAACAGGCGGTGCAGGTCAACAGCGAGCTGCAGGCGCGCGAGCGCCAGGTGATCGAACTGAATATGCGCCTGGCCCACCATGCGGCCGAACTGGAAACCATCAACCGCGAAATCGCGCTCAAGAATCTGGAGCTGGCCGAGGCAAGCCGCATGAAGTCCGCCTTCATCGCCAATATGTCGCACGAGCTGCGCACGCCGCTCAATGCCATCATCGGCTTTACCGGGGCGCTGCTGATGAAGCTTCCGGGGCCGCTCACGCCCGACCAGGACAAGCAGCTCAACACCATCCGGTCGAGCGCGCGCCACCTGCTCTCGCTGATCAACGACATTCTCGATGTCGCCAAGATCGAGGCCGGCAAGGTGACCCTGGCGCTGGAGCGGGTGCAGTGCCAGGACCTGCTGAACCATACGGCCGACACCCTGCGTCCGCTGGCGGCGCAAAAGGGGCTGGCGCTGTCGGTGGAATTGCCGGGCGAGGCGATCGTGATCGATTCGGACCGGCGTGCACTGACCCAGATCATTATCAACCTGGTTAATAATGCGATCAAGTTTACGGACCAGGGAACGGTGAAAGTAGCGCTTTCGCAACGGCTCGACGCGAGCCAGTTGCTCACGGAGTTCAGCGTGACCGACAGCGGGGCGGGCATCAAGCCGGAAGACCAGTCCAAGCTGTTCCAGGCATTTTCGCAGCTCGATTCGACCTCGACCCGGCATGCCGAGGGCGCGGGACTAGGGCTGTACCTGTGCCAGAACCTGGCCAATCTCCTCGGCGGCAACCTCTATTTCACCAGCGACTACGGCACCGGCAGCACCTTCACCCTCGCCCTGCGCGAAAAACGTTAA